One Magnolia sinica isolate HGM2019 chromosome 2, MsV1, whole genome shotgun sequence genomic window, TTTGTGAACATTTATTTAACAGtaagaaataaaaatatctaATAGACCTGATTTTTAGATTGTAAATTACAGAGAATGAATTCCATTATTTAATAGGTTTAATTTGTATtaacatatgccacgtgtaccatttgtAACTAGTTGGGAATCAAGCTTCTTAAGCAgcctgagtatcaaataactcaaactgctgtcttcTCACATTCCTTTTACTCAATCAAACAGCTCATGTAAACCATTTGATTTGCGGttcaaaattgaaaaagaaaggaCCCCTCTAGTGCGGCTCAGAAGATGAATTACCATATCATCTGTCTATTAATTGTACGGCATGAGTGACACTCAGTACATGATTTGAGAAAGTTGATGGCCTGCTAAAGCCTGCAAACTTACTACAGTCGGAAGCTAGCAGAGGGCCATTGAGgtatttttgagaaatcatttctcttcttgttttttttttttttttttttttttttttgcccttttttaggttagcttgttagtacacactccatgttagccacccctactagggatcgacaccaagacctcaagtgttgaaatttCTCTCCATCTGTGTTACGGAGTCATATTAAGGATATAGGTCTAAAATTCACGTAAGCTACTGGAAAAGTGCATAGGAAAAtctctatcattgaaaccttagtGGGGTCCCCATGATGTTTAAGGTCATTTTTATTCGCAAgaactggaaacaaaaatattagcatgatctaaAACATCTATCGCTACTAATGTTTTAATGGACTTTCAATCTTTACCTTTTCCTACAGTGCAACTtgctttagttttggatctgtttcattttttagcccataacTCGGGATCAGGCAAAACTCACAAACATGACAATGGGATCCACCCAGCTTCGGTAGCAGTAAGTTCATGCAAAGGTCCTTGGCAGTTCTTGGGCCCACGTGAGTTCAAAATCTGGCCCCAATCGAACGTGCAGGGATTGATGGAGTTTCACAGTTTGTACAAATGGGACTATATTGACAGTATCATGAGCCTGCCATATGTCCTGTAGACTAAAATATCAGGTTATAAGGCCTTCCTCATCAGACCATCAGCCATTTAtcagttgaatatttttttttatacccTTTACGGGCCATTTTCTAGTTACCCATAAGAAGGTTAGGAtcgttttagggcctgtttggcccggtggattaagagggattaagagggatgggatgataaAATCCTGAGATATGCCAGACGAGCTACATAGACCGGATGAACTTGTCCTACGAtgtagcaaacccatggatcttaaaccaatccaatgACATTACCATctttaccttaaaattgatctcatccttCCTAATTTCGTTCAATCATGCTCAAGGAGTGTTTGGTTGGACCGATGGAAAGGGATTGAAAAGTACAATGCCATCGGGCATACCAAACAAACTCAGTAAACTCTTTTCAATcaccaggcatgccaaacagactcactaaacttgtcccaggatatagcaatcccaatgatcttaaaccaatccacttaccttaaaatccatccatcCCATGCTATCTACTGTTAGACTCACTACATCAAACATTTGGACCACTgaatcatgggcccacttgtacaaaccgTAAACCCTAGCTCCCACGGTCTGAACAGAAATGCCAAACCAACCACCCCCGTTGGGACCCATCACAAACGGTTCACGAGCCATGGCCTCATCTGGCGTACCTTTTTTTAGCTAGGACGACAACTACCATTCTTTCTCCACGGCAGGAACGTACAGCTGCCGAACCCCTCGATAGCAGAAACAGCTCCACGAAAATGTCCTATAACCGACCAAGCCACGGAATAATCTCGCACTAGGGGACAACTCGAGGCCACGCGGCTTCCACATATAACGCGTGTCACCCGCGGGTGACAGACATCCACCCCACTCATCAGCTGGGTCCACTCTTTTTATATTCCCAGTAACATTAATCAGACCAATCCActcatttagtgggccacacatgcagaaAATAGATTGATGATCAAAGCAATTTGGAGCCGTCTACATGAATGCTTACAGAGGACCTCGCACAATGAAAGTTGCGATCCTCCACGCATGCGCCAAATAAGCATATGTGCCGAGATCTCCGTCCATCTGTCACCCGGTGGAATCCACTTCGCGTTTCTAGACCTCCACCATCTCTATCACGTGAGAGAAAACTTCCCCGAGCACGTGCCGGTGCCGCTTCCTAATAAATACGGACAGAGCAGGAAAGCGTATAGAAGGACCGGACGTGACAGAGGAGATGAAAAAGAGGCTCTGCAATGGCGTCAACAGCGAGAGCTGGTGGCAAGGCCTGAGTCCCGAGATCTTCGCACTCATCGTCGCCCGTATTCCGTCCGACGAGATTGCTCGGACAATCCCATTCGTCTCCCGCTCGTGGCGCGATCTCATCGACGGGCCCGACTCCTGGTCCGTGATCGATATCGAGCAATGGTGCCGGCGCTGCAACCGCACCGACGTTATCGACCCTGTTGTTCGGAAGCTCGTCCGCCGCAGCAAAGGCATGGTCCGGTGCATCTCCGCCTACAAGCTTGGATACTCCGCCTTTTCTTTCCTAGCAAGCTCGTGCGTATCTCTCCTCTTGTTTcccctttctttttatttctgcTTTTATTTCGGTTTGCAATGCCCTCTTTAAGGAAGATATTTCTGTATTGCCGTTATGACGTTTTGTAATGCTAACTGCGGTTACTGTTATTATCCATGCATAATGATTAATGCATGTAACATCAATGGCATTGCTAATACCGGCGTTGTGAGcgttatgatgattttttgagtataaatgttatttttaatttttaattatttttctgaagaaagaaggaaaaggtaAAATGATGTaggaaaattattattattattattattaattctaAAAttcttaaataataaaaaaaacaaaagttgTGAACGGTTTGGAGCCGTTATAATGTGAAGAATGCTAACGGCGTTATACACGTACACGCGACTACCTGTACTGCTAGTCTGCTACTTTTAATGGACTTTGGAATAAAAGaatatattgaaatatttttaagttATTTTTTCTCGATAAAtattattgaaaataaaaatataataattaaagaGTTATAGAAATTAACGAATTATTTTTATGGGAAATGTTCATGTGAATGGGGGCGCATTGAGGCGCTGAATATGTCATGTGGAATATGATCCATGGTCGATGGTCGAATTATCGATCATGTCTGTCCATGTTGTTTGCCCCGCTTGTCTTCACCCGCTATGAAATTTCTTCAATTGGAGGATAGGGACCTTCCAAACATTtgatgcggattggttggtgaccccaacaccacctagTTACGTGGTTTCAGGACTCTGTGTGGcgtactgtgatatatgtgttttatccatgctgtccatcccttttgcgatctcattttagggtatgagcccaaaattgaagtatatcgaaagatcaagtggaccacaccacaggaaatagtggggattgaatgcctactgtcgAAAACTTTatggaggccactgaagttttggatcaagttgatatttgtgttttcccttcatcaaggactgtgtgaccttattgacggattggatgacaaatagacataactgtgggccctagaaaggtttcaacagtggacatcattttcccccacttgagcttggatatgcttcagtctTAGGgcatggctcatgccctaaaatgagctggcaaaacagatggacagcatggataaaacacatacatcccagTGGGTCCAAAAGAGCCAAGACATACCTTGTCCTAAGTAGACCTTATTGAATGTACTATTCATAGATCAGTTGACCTGCTTTCATCCAAACTGCCCATTTTTGCATGCATTGATTGAATGGAGAAGTTCCTCTGATCAGTGTGTATTTTTCATGCTGGCCCATGAAAAGTGGttcaacctaatggatggtccaaattgatgATTTGGCAGTCCATGCCTCAACACTGTACTGTGAGAGCCTCGATGTGCCTACGGTTGTAGGAATTTGAGAATTATAAATACAACGTTAGTGAAACATATGATGTGGTTTCTTCATGGCACATCGGCAAATGGAGCATGCGTGTGCTAGACCGTGGCTGTTCGTCAGGTGGGCCCATAGAAGCATTCCCCTGCTAAAGAACCGGCCAGTACACTTATCAGCTTGGTCATGGATAGGATGAAGAGGTGCTCACCATTTTCTCCCAATTATCCATTTTTCGTACAAATGTGGCCCACTAGCCTTATGAGTGGATGATGAGCCTTAATTTGGGCCTATGTATGTTTGAATCGGGCCTCACTGGGGCTAGCAGTGGGCATGGTCAGCAGTTGGGTTTCAGATCCACGCTGATAAGGTTTGGGCCCAAGCGTGTAATGTAGGTCCAGTCTGTCCTGGTTTGATTTTTAGCCCCAATTGATTCATGGGTTGAGCTTGGGCCTAGCCTTTTCCAAATCTTCTAAGGCTCGGCTAGAGCTAGGGTACGTCCTGCTGATGACTTTTAGCAATCCATCCAAAGCTTGGCCCAAACCTGTCTCATCTAAGCCCACTGCTACCCGTAGTTTCGACCTGATTAACGGGCTGGGTCTTGTACACGTGTTACATTGTCGTGTGTTGGGAGAATAGGATTTGGTCCCGTTTTGATAGCTACTCTAATGGTCATCACCACTAGCATGGGGTTTGTGATGCTTACAGCCATGTTCTATTATGGCTGTTAccatgatttaaaaccttcgcCCTGCATAAAATGATCTTAGGTAGGGACAGAACCAAATGCAAGAATATTGAAAGATGTAGGCgcttaaaaatgatttcatctcattctactTAATATCAATAATGTATTGGAGATGAACTAACTTTTAAGTTGCAACCTTACATGCCCTTAGCGTGGGATGGGCTCTGATGAAACTGTGTTGTTTACAACAATTAGCATGgaaattttaaaaacttaattTCCATACTTTATCAAACTAGAAGGGTATtggaatttccaaaaatcctcaagaaatttacaaaaaactGTGcagttgaatttttattttttattttttctttttcatttctgcaTGGCATTGTTTAATTGGATGAGAAAACAAGAAATTTGATGTCTTTTCTGCAAACATTTTGAGTAAAGACCATGATCTTTGGAGTGTTAGCATTCATGGAAGTTTCATAGAAATATGAATGACGATCTCACTCAAAGGTCTGAATAGTCTCGAAAATTCATGGGTATTTTAAACCATAgaccctcttttttctttttatgtagtGGGAAACACCTGGAAGTTATGAAGATGCCAGTGAGCAGTGTGACTGACAAAATGGTGGCAAAGCATGTAGCATCATTTTCAAACTTGACAGTCATAGATGTCAGTTACTGTTTGCATATAACCTGCAGAGGGCTTGAGGCCTTTGGAAAGCAATGCAAGTCACTGATCCACTTGAGGAGGAACATGCCCCCACCAGAAATCGAGTTAGGTGGAGAAAGCCCCGCCCAGAaggtggatgatgatgaggcattGGCTATAGCCGATACGATGCCGGGTCTTCTCCACCTTGAGCTCTCATATGGCCGCTTCACTGATCTTGGGCTTGATGCCATCCTCACCAAGTGCAAGGCACTCCACCACCTTGACATTCGAGGGTGTTGGAATGTGAAACTCACAGGTGATCTTGAGGAGAAGTGTGAAATGATCGATATCTTTAGAAGCCCTTGGGATGATGAATATGATGATGCAAGCTCCTCAGATGACGGCAATGAAGCAGCTACTTCCTCCGACTTTTCGGATTAGTGAGGTTCTTGGTCTAACCAGTTTTTGCTTTGACAAGCTTTTATGAGATATATACTAACATGTTTTTTGGGATATACTCCATAGTTAAATTCGAGAGTTTATACTACATGTAAATATTTCAGATATGTGCTCATATATGTGAGGGAGTTGCAGAG contains:
- the LOC131236430 gene encoding F-box protein FBW2-like, giving the protein MKKRLCNGVNSESWWQGLSPEIFALIVARIPSDEIARTIPFVSRSWRDLIDGPDSWSVIDIEQWCRRCNRTDVIDPVVRKLVRRSKGMVRCISAYKLGYSAFSFLASSGKHLEVMKMPVSSVTDKMVAKHVASFSNLTVIDVSYCLHITCRGLEAFGKQCKSLIHLRRNMPPPEIELGGESPAQKVDDDEALAIADTMPGLLHLELSYGRFTDLGLDAILTKCKALHHLDIRGCWNVKLTGDLEEKCEMIDIFRSPWDDEYDDASSSDDGNEAATSSDFSD